The following proteins come from a genomic window of Miscanthus floridulus cultivar M001 chromosome 2, ASM1932011v1, whole genome shotgun sequence:
- the LOC136539025 gene encoding uncharacterized protein produces MPWTGGDGMVPVHVVPLPLARRQRVRDADAERAGTATGWCTCTRCLRAWPRIHHVSVCQHEEVRGGGTRRAPARRRQCLQIHHRQLQLAPAQDLLLLQRVVSPPSRPLLLPHADGCGPRYPGPAARGQGQRQGHGRPAGTSPSRRSARVAVRRRAAGWRRPWSCRRRRRNRWPRSRFRRASLLPYVCANWYPVLQVGPGPACPKVQLDSHVGKTRRGEVNTGANVRASLTVPQILKKPTSLFQQGRRLFRAPWADHRRRLLPADRSRQFPGGSNTLCAGNLRAFSSHVKRTVPCTTVCVGIRR; encoded by the exons ATGCCCTGGACCGGCGGTGACGGGATGGTACCCGTTCACGTCGTACCGCTTCCCCTGGCCCGGCGGCAGCGGGTACGTGATGCCGATGCCGAGCGCGCGGGGACGGCGACTGGGTGGTGTACGTGCACGCGCTGCCTAAGAGCTTGGCCCCGCATCCACCATGTCTCCGTATGCCAGCACGAAGAGGTGCGCGGAGGTGGAACGCGCCGAGCCCCGGCACGCCGCCGCCAGTGCCTGCAGATCCACCACCGGCAGCTCCAGCTTGCCCCCGCGCAGGACCTCTTGTTGCTCCAGCGCGTGGTCTCTCCGCCTTCGAGGCCCCTTCTGCTCCCTCACGCCGACGGATGCGGGCCGCGCTACCCGGGCCCGGCCGCCCGCGGGCAAGGGCAAAGGCAGGGGCACGGCCGCCCGGCTGGGACCTCACCATCAAGGAGGTCAGCACGGGTGGCGGTGCGCCGGAGAGCAGCAGGATGGCGGCGCCCATGGAGCTGCCGCAGGCGCCGAAGGAACCGATGGCCCCGCAGCAGGTTCCGTCGTGCTTCTCTGCTCCCGTACGTCTGCGCCAACTGGTACCCGGTCTTACAGGTGGGACCTGGGCCAGCGTGTCCTAAGGTCCAGCTTGACAGCCACGTAGGCAAAACCAGGAG GGGTGAAGTAAACACCGGAGCAAATGTTAGAGCATCTCTAACAGTACCTCAAATTTTGAAG AAACCTACGTCGCTCTTTCAGCAGGGGCGTCGCCTCTTTCGTGCGCCGTGGGCAGATCATCGTCGCCGCCTCCTTCCTGCCGACCGCAGCAGGCAGTTCCCAGGCGGCAGCAACACCTTATGTGCAGGCAATCTGCGGGCTTTCAGCAGTCATGTCAAAAGAACAGTTCCATGCACCACAGTATGTGTAGGCATCAGGCGTTGA